A single Anopheles maculipalpis chromosome 3RL, idAnoMacuDA_375_x, whole genome shotgun sequence DNA region contains:
- the LOC126564740 gene encoding ethanolaminephosphotransferase 1 isoform X2 — protein sequence MIGIKYLNDAHLKGFEKYKYNCVDTSILSVYVMHPFWNKVVLFCPRWIAPNLLTFTGFLLTVVNFFLIAYYDYDFRAATKTPIPIPNWVWILAAINLFVAYTLDGIDGKQARRTGTSGPLGELFDHGLDSYSAVLIPIYMFTIFGAADLPPVRMFFITLNVFLNFYLPHVEKYLTGVMFLPWGYDFVMWGVSITLAITGIFGADFWQIPVFGMKPCHIFELTLYVSAVITSHPIIIYNVYKSYRDKTGKMRTFSEAIRPLVPLSSLFILCTAWVLCSRNGIINMEPRLYFIMCGTLFSNICCRLIVAQMSDTRADLWNGLLNLLCAVTFFTILPYPALGLPDLSIQIERYLLYGLTFCVTIAHIHYGAGVVREMCHHFRIRCFKIAPHDKPLLSY from the exons atgaTCGGCATTAAATATCTCAACGATGCCCACCTTAAGGGGTTCGAAAAGTACAAG TACAACTGCGTTGACACTAGTATTCTTAGCGTTTATGTTATGCACCCGTTCTGGAACAAGGTCGTTCTATTTTGTCCCCGATGGATAGCACCCAACCTGCTTACGTTCACCGGCTTTCTTCTGACGGTGGTGAATTTCTTCCTAATAGCGTATTACGATTACGATTTTCGGGCGGCCACCAAAACTCCCATACCCATACCGAACTGGGTATGGATCTTAGCAGCGATCAATCTTTTTGTAGCTTATACTTTAG ACGGTATCGATGGCAAGCAGGCACGAAGAACTGGAACCAGCGGGCCGCTGGGCGAACTGTTTGATCATGGTCTCGATTCCTACTCGGCAGTACTCATACCGATCTACATGTTCACCATATTCGGTGCGGCTGATCTACCGCCGGTACGAATGTTCTTCATCACACTGAACGTGTTTCTTAACTTCTATCTCCCGCATGTGGAGAAGTATCTTACCGGTGTAATGTTCCTGCCATGGGGCTATGATTTTGTTATGTGG GGAGTTTCGATAACATTGGCGATCACGGGAATTTTCGGTGCGGACTTCTGGCAGATCCCAGTGTTTGGCATGAAACCTTGTCACATATTCGAGCTAACGCTTTACGTTTCCGCCGTCATTACTAGTCATCCTATTATTATATATAACGTCTACAA ATCTTACCGTGACAAAACCGGTAAAATGCGAACATTTAGTGAAGCAATTCGACCACTGGTACCACTCAGCAGTCTATTTATCCTGTGTACCGCATGGGTGCTATGTTCCCGAAACGGAATCATCAATATGGAACCACGGCTGTACTTTATAATGTGTGGCACACTTTTCTCCAATATTTGT TGCCGACTAATTGTAGCACAAATGTCCGATACGCGGGCAGATCTTTGGAACGGGTTGCTCAATTTACTCTGTGCAGTTACATTCTTCACTATCCTACCGTATCCGGCACTTGGATTGCCCGACCTGAGCATCCAGATCGAACGATACCTGCTCTACGGACTAACGTTCTGCGTAACGATCGCGCACATTCACTACGGTGCAGGAGTAGTACGGGAAATGTGCCACCATTTCCGGATCCGTTGTTTCAAA ATTGCACCGCACGATAAGCCTTTACTAAGCTACTAA
- the LOC126564740 gene encoding ethanolaminephosphotransferase 1 isoform X1 → MIGIKYLNDAHLKGFEKYKYNCVDTSILSVYVMHPFWNKVVLFCPRWIAPNLLTFTGFLLTVVNFFLIAYYDYDFRAATKTPIPIPNWVWILAAINLFVAYTLDGIDGKQARRTGTSGPLGELFDHGLDSYSAVLIPIYMFTIFGAADLPPVRMFFITLNVFLNFYLPHVEKYLTGVMFLPWGYDFVMWGVSITLAITGIFGADFWQIPVFGMKPCHIFELTLYVSAVITSHPIIIYNVYKSYRDKTGKMRTFSEAIRPLVPLSSLFILCTAWVLCSRNGIINMEPRLYFIMCGTLFSNICCRLIVAQMSDTRADLWNGLLNLLCAVTFFTILPYPALGLPDLSIQIERYLLYGLTFCVTIAHIHYGAGVVREMCHHFRIRCFKVRSDASKRTTTTNTNNLDVNRNGSYPNKHHLNHRQTKSK, encoded by the exons atgaTCGGCATTAAATATCTCAACGATGCCCACCTTAAGGGGTTCGAAAAGTACAAG TACAACTGCGTTGACACTAGTATTCTTAGCGTTTATGTTATGCACCCGTTCTGGAACAAGGTCGTTCTATTTTGTCCCCGATGGATAGCACCCAACCTGCTTACGTTCACCGGCTTTCTTCTGACGGTGGTGAATTTCTTCCTAATAGCGTATTACGATTACGATTTTCGGGCGGCCACCAAAACTCCCATACCCATACCGAACTGGGTATGGATCTTAGCAGCGATCAATCTTTTTGTAGCTTATACTTTAG ACGGTATCGATGGCAAGCAGGCACGAAGAACTGGAACCAGCGGGCCGCTGGGCGAACTGTTTGATCATGGTCTCGATTCCTACTCGGCAGTACTCATACCGATCTACATGTTCACCATATTCGGTGCGGCTGATCTACCGCCGGTACGAATGTTCTTCATCACACTGAACGTGTTTCTTAACTTCTATCTCCCGCATGTGGAGAAGTATCTTACCGGTGTAATGTTCCTGCCATGGGGCTATGATTTTGTTATGTGG GGAGTTTCGATAACATTGGCGATCACGGGAATTTTCGGTGCGGACTTCTGGCAGATCCCAGTGTTTGGCATGAAACCTTGTCACATATTCGAGCTAACGCTTTACGTTTCCGCCGTCATTACTAGTCATCCTATTATTATATATAACGTCTACAA ATCTTACCGTGACAAAACCGGTAAAATGCGAACATTTAGTGAAGCAATTCGACCACTGGTACCACTCAGCAGTCTATTTATCCTGTGTACCGCATGGGTGCTATGTTCCCGAAACGGAATCATCAATATGGAACCACGGCTGTACTTTATAATGTGTGGCACACTTTTCTCCAATATTTGT TGCCGACTAATTGTAGCACAAATGTCCGATACGCGGGCAGATCTTTGGAACGGGTTGCTCAATTTACTCTGTGCAGTTACATTCTTCACTATCCTACCGTATCCGGCACTTGGATTGCCCGACCTGAGCATCCAGATCGAACGATACCTGCTCTACGGACTAACGTTCTGCGTAACGATCGCGCACATTCACTACGGTGCAGGAGTAGTACGGGAAATGTGCCACCATTTCCGGATCCGTTGTTTCAAAGTAAGATCGGATGCTAGTAAACGTACCACCACCACGAATACTAATAACCTAGATGTTAACCGTAATGGTAGCTATCCTAACAAGCATCATCTTAACCACCGCCAGACCAAGTCCAAGTAG
- the LOC126564046 gene encoding alpha-aminoadipic semialdehyde synthase, mitochondrial, with translation MFRLLKCSEHLSVRQFTRAKHTGKVIAIRREDQSVWERRASFPPAVVKKLIKQGVKVIVQPSNRRAYPMQAYLNAGATVQEDISEASVIFGVKQVPVDALIPQKTYCFFSHTIKAQESNMPLLDACLEKNIRLIDYEKLMDRNGLRLVAFGKYAGVAGMVNILHGLGLRLLALGHHTPFMHVGPAHNYRNSSMARQAVRDCGYEISLGMMPKSIGPLTFIFTGSGNVSQGAQEVFQELPVEFVPPEMLRKVAEHGSTNKLYGCEVSRSDHLERREGGKFDPVEYDQYPERYISTFSKNIAPYASVIVNGIYWAVGAPKLITIPDAKNLLRPANTPWLPTSRGSPALPHRMLAICDISADPGGSIEFMNECTTIDTPFCLYDADRNKDQKSFKGPGVLVCSIDNMPTQLPREATDFFGDLLYPYALDILQSDAKKPLEEHNFCQPVEGAIICSNGSLTPGYEYINELRELNSRSRHKTEGSYEGKKRVLVLGAGFVSAPLVEYLHRESNVSIKVASQYKEEADRLAHRYQGVESVYVNVQDESANLQNLCEESDVVVSLLPYSLHSVIAKHCIAGKTHLVTASYVNDEISALHSAAQEAGVTIMNEVGLDPGIDHLLALECIQDVQENGGVVESFVSFCGGLPAPEHSDNPLRYKFSWSPRGVLLNTLSAAKYLSKGQVVEISGGGELMSAPRELEFLPGFALEGFPNRDSTKYQSLYGLTNINTLLRGTIRYKGFSDTIKPMQLLGLIDPNPHPLLHPHGPELTWRQLIVNMLGLADADIFIENLKYKLAERVGSIEGLEELGLLENAPVVKMGTPLDTLSYYLSKKLAFADTERDLIVLRHDVGIRWSDGRREERGINFVVYGQPASQGGHSAMAKTVGFPAAIAAKMIIDGEIQQRGVVLPFSADIYRPMLARLEQEGLTATTTTKVL, from the exons ATGTTTCGTCTTTTAAAATGTAGTGAACACTTATCAGTGCGACAGTTTACTCGTGCCAAACAT accGGAAAAGTGATTGCTATACGCCGCGAAGATCAATCAGTATGGGAACGACGAGCATCCTTCCCACCGGCGGTGGTGAAAAAGCTCATCAAACAGGGCGTGAAGGTGATAGTGCAACCGTCCAACAGGCGAGCCTACCCGATGCAG GCATATCTTAATGCAGGTGCCACCGTCCAGGAGGATATCAGCGAAGCATCTGTCATCTTTGGCGTTAAGCAAGTCCCTGTCGATGCTCTGATTCCACAAAAAACCTACTGCTTCTTTTCCCATACGATTAAAGCGCAAGAATCGAACATGCCACTGCTGGACGCTTGTCTGGAGAAAAATATTCGCCTCATCGACTACGAGAAACTGATGGACCGCAATGGGCTACGGTTGGTGGCGTTTGGAAAGTATGCCGGAGTGGCCGGCATGGTTAACATTTTACATGGACTCGGTTTGAGGCTGTTGGCGCTGGGACATCATACGCCGTTTATG CACGTTGGACCTGCTCATAACTATCGTAACTCTTCAATGGCACGACAAGCCGTCCGGGATTGTGGATACGAAATATCGCTCGGAATGATGCCCAAATCGATCGGTCCGCTCACATTCATCTTCACCGGCTCCGGGAACGTGTCGCAGGGAGCTCAAGAAGTATTCCAGGAGCTTCCGGTTGAGTTCGTTCCACCGGAAATGCTTCGCAAAGTGGCCGAACACGGATCGACTAACAAGCTGTACGGATGTGAGGTGAGCCGTTCCGATCATCTCGAACGGCGCGAGGGTGGTAAATTTGATCCCGTTGAGTATGATCAGTATCCAGAACGGTACATTTCCACCTTTAGCAAAAACATCGCACCATACGCGTCCGTAATAGTGAATGGAATCTATTGGGCTGTGGGAGCACCGAAACTGATCACTATTCCCGATGCGAAAAATCTTCTCCGACCGGCTAATACACCCTGGCTACCGACAAGCCGTGGGTCGCCAGCCCTTCCCCACAGGATGCTAGCCATCTGTGACATTTCTGCCGATCCGGGTGGTTCGATCGAATTCATGAATGAGTGTACCACGATCGATACGCCCTTCTGTCTGTACGATGCCGACCGTAACAAGGATCAGAAGAGCTTCAAGGGTCCCGGTGTACTCGTCTGCTCGATCGACAACATGCCCACGCAGTTGCCCCGCGAAGCAACGGACTTCTTTGGCGATTTGCTGTACCCTTACGCACTGGACATTCTCCAAAGTGATGCTAAAAAGCCACTAGAAGAGCACAATTTCTGCCAGCCGGTGGAAGGTGCTATCATTTGCAGTAACGGAAGTCTAACGCCGGGCTACGAGTACATCAATGAGCTTCGGGAGCTGAACAGCCGGTCGCGCCACAAGACGGAAGGATCATACGAGGGCAAAAAGCGAGTGTTGGTGCTGGGAGCTGGTTTCGTTTCAGCCCCGCTGGTAGAGTACCTGCACCGTGAGTCGAACGTTAGTATTAAGGTAGCGTCGCAGTATAAGGAAGAGGCTGACCGGCTGGCACACCGATACCAGGGCGTGGAGTCGGTATACGTGAACGTGCAGGACGAAAGTGCCAACTTGCAGAACCTGTGCGAGGAAAGCGATGTGGTGGTGTCTCTGCTGCCATACTCACTTCACAGTGTGATCGCGAAGCACTGTATCGCGGGTAAGACTCATCTTGTGACTGCGAGTTATGTGAACGATGAGATCAGTGCCCTGCACAGTGCCGCGCAAGAAGCGGGAGTTACGATCATGAACGAGGTGGGTCTTGATCCCGGTATCGATCATCTACTGGCACTGGAATGCATTCAGGACGTGCAGGAGAATGGTGGCGTTGTTGAGTCGTTTGTTAGCTTCTGTGGAGGTCTTCCAGCTCCGGAGCATTCGGATAACCCACTGCGCTATAAGTTCTCGTGGTCACCGCGAGGTGTTCTGCTCAACACACTATCTGCGGCCAAGTACCTAAGCAAGGGTCAAGTCGTTGAAATATCCGGTGGAGGTGAGCTTATGTCTGCACCTCGGGAGCTAGAGTTTCTGCCAGGATTTGCGCTAGAAGGTTTCCCTAACCGTGATTCGACCAAGTACCAATCGCTCTACGGATTGACAAACATCAACACGCTGCTAAGAGGAACGATCCGTTACAAGGGTTTCTCGGACACGATTAAACCGATGCAGCTGCTCGGACTGATAGATCCCAATCCCCACCCGTTGCTGCATCCTCACGGGCCAGAACTGACCTGGAGACAGCTGATAGTGAACATGCTCGGTCTGGCCGATGCGGATATTTTCATTGAAAACCTCAAGTATAAGCTAGCGGAGCGCGTTGGTTCGATCGAAGGTTTGGAAGAGCTAGGATTGTTGGAAAATGCGCCCGTAGTGAAGATGGGCACACCGTTGGATACGCTCAGCTATTACCTATCGAAGAAACTAGCCTTTG CGGATACCGAACGCGATCTCATCGTACTGCGTCACGATGTAGGAATTCGTTGGAGCGATGGACGACGGGAGGAGCGTGGCATAAACTTTGTCGTTTACGGTCAGCCCGCCTCGCAGGGTGGTCACTCGGCGATGGCCAAAACGGTCGGATTTCCGGCAGCGATTGCAGCGAAAATGATTATCGATG GCGAAATCCAGCAGCGTGGAGTGGTGCTGCCATTCTCGGCTGATATCTACCGACCCATGCTGGCACGTCTAGAGCAGGAAGGTCTTACGGCGACAACCACTACGAAGGTTCTATGA
- the LOC126564317 gene encoding uncharacterized protein LOC126564317, with translation MDVTLIVKASNQQCEDLTIKCEPSWTIRRLKGHLTEVYPGKPSTDEQKLIYSGQLLSDSVVLKDVLRQYDGQQAHTVHLVFTPKNSYYGGSSSSSGSKSNNTNSKMVSNASTSSSAATNTASSANSNAASISSDGTSAASYARNARDGVSQMEETVVDGAGGDGLRQRSVTQARSTAARMNPPRTSQFAEQTAAYQSFMQQTYTQYLNRYVNLINGQNNANALYSASGLPGAAGTAETTVPTTINPLTGSQPFPAVPFVPVIPPTTMAGGFPNLAYYPCMTPAPYFPSGFPSATNIPTAPSAAVNAGNVPAGVLSSSTLPSSSSGPPTSSSMVAGDTSATTPSATPSETGTETATAAAAATEQGAPQDGAPGAGAGAAAAGAPARARRFPNIVVEEQENNDWLDVFFSMCRVGILITVIYLYSSPMRCLTVLFIGVMLYLKKHLDRVYQAIDRRIPRLQPNQDANAAAAAPREQQPVAAVQPNNNVPDRNPTEQPQRPHAADVGASGVENVSKTTRSSETENTTVGAGTSGSQGSSSDSTSSSSNEASTSSRTIMPRPRTGSIGRNAETTENAVLDGEQQQQQQAERMTEGDTATAEEPAAEGQRMTFNDMTSFLGTLVITFFTSIIPDTPAA, from the exons ATGGATGTAACGTTAATCGTGAAAGCATCCAACCAGCAATGCGAGGACCTTACCATCAAATGCGAACCATCCTGGACGATTCGTCGGTTAAAGGGCCATCTGACGGAAGTTTACCCCGGAAAGCCG AGCACCGATGAACAGAAGCTGATCTACTCCGGACAGCTGCTCAGCGACAGCGTGGTCCTGAAGGATGTCCTTCGCCAGTACGATGGTCAGCAGGCTCACACGGTGCATTTAGTTTTCACGCCAAAGAACAGCTATTACggtggcagcagtagcagcagtggtAGCAAATCCAACAATACCAACAGCAAGATGGTTTCTAACGCCAGCACATCATCCTCCGCGGCAACGAATACGGCCAGTAGCGCCAATAGTAATGCTGCCAGCATTAGTTCGGATGGCACCAGTGCAGCTTCCTACGCAAGAAACGCTCGAGACGGTGTGAGTCAGATGGAAGAAACCGTAGTCGATGGGGCAGGTGGTGATGGTTTACGCCAACGATCGGTTACGCAGGCAAGATCTACAGCAGCGAGGATGAACCCTCCGAGAACGTCACAATTCGCAGAGCAAACGGCCGCCTATCAAAGCTTTATGCAGCAAACGTACACGCAGTACTTGAACCGATACGTTAATCT AATTAATGGACAAAACAATGCGAACGCCCTATATTCTGCCTCGGGACTGCCAGGGGCAGCTGGAACTGCAGAAACGACGGTCCCCACAACCATAAATCCTCTCACTGGATCGCAACCCTTTCCAGCTGTTCCATTTGTGCCAGTGATACCACCAACGACGATGGCTGGCGGATTCCCCAATCTGGCGTACTACCCCTGCATGACACCAGCACCCTACTTCCCCAGTGGGTTTCCTTCCGCCACCAACATTCCGACTGCTCCGTCCGCTGCTGTAAATGCTGGAAATGTTCCAGCCGGTGTACTATCATCTTCAACACTTCCTTCTAGCTCCTCGGGTCCACCAACGAGCTCATCGATGGTAGCTGGCGATACAAGTGCGACGACACCGTCGGCAACACCATCGGAAACTGGTACCGAAACAGctaccgcagcagcagcagcaacagaacaAGGAGCACCACAGGATGGAGCTCCAGGGGCAGGGGCAGGAGCCGCCGCAGCAGGTGCCCCTGCCCGTGCTCGCCGCTTTCCTAACATTGTCGTCGAGGAGCAGGAAAATAACGACTGGTTGGATGTGTTTTTCAGCATGTGCCGGGTAGGAATTCTGATCACGGTCATCTATCTTTATTCGTCTCCGATGCGCTGCCTGACGGTACTGTTTATTGGTGTGATGTTGTATCT GAAGAAACATCTGGATCGTGTGTATCAGGCGATCGACAGACGTATACCGCGATTGCAACCGAATCAGGATGCTAACGCTGCCGCCGCTGCGCCACGTGAACAACAGCCAGTAGCAGCGGTCCAGCCAAACAATAACGTACCTGACCGAAACCCGACCGAACAGCCGCAGCGACCGCACGCGGCTGATGTTGGTGCCTCTGGTGTGGAAAACGTTTCCAAAACGACCAGAAGCAGTGAAACGGAAAACACTACTGTCGGTGCTGGGACATCAGGCAGTCAGGGAAGCAGTAGTGATAGtactagtagtagtagcaacgAAGCATCTACCAGCAGCAGAACGATTATGCCACGTCCACGAACCGGCTCGATCGGTCGAAATGCCGAAACAACCGAAAATGCGGTTCTGGAtggagagcagcagcagcagcagcaggctgAACGAATGACCGAAGGAGATACAGCAACTGCGGAAGAACCTGCTGCCGAAGGTCAGAGGATGACATTCAACGATATGACGTCCTTCCTCGGTACGTTGGTGATAACGTTCTTCACTTCCATCATTCCCGACACGCCTGCAGCATAA
- the LOC126564733 gene encoding zinc finger CCCH domain-containing protein 15 homolog, giving the protein MPPKKAPSTSKKTETKKKEKIIEDKTFGLKNKKGAKQQKFISQVEKQVKSGGQHNLNQTVNAKKEEKEKKLKEQKELAKLFKPVATQKLEVGADPKSVLCAFFKQGTCTKGDKCKFSHDPAVERKSEKRSIHVDMRDADANDTIENWSEEKLAEVVAKKHGKEKTMPTTTIICKYFLDAVERSLYGWFWECPNGEKCIYRHALPPGYVLKKDKKKAESQKEEISLVDLIERERAALGPSQTRVTLESFLAWKKRKIQEKKDRLQKEEERKLKDFKAGRQNGLSGREMFSFNPDLVDDGVDDGEVAVESYGRNEDDDDATEYRELDLNMLSLNIKDVDNTGTVAESDRWEKMAAEAASRTAADDAANGDDDDEEGATGTTANDAAPINENLFLEEDLEGLDDELSDDEEDDDEEENDGGTSNETSEKS; this is encoded by the exons ATGCCTCCAAAGAAAGCGCCATCCACCTcgaagaaaacggaaacaaagaaaaaggagaaaatcaTCGAG GATAAAACATTCggtttgaagaacaaaaaggGTGCGAAGCAGCAAAAGTTTATTTCGCAGGTGGAAAAGCAGGTGAAGAGTGGTGGACAACATAACCTTAACCAGACGGTAAATGCCAAGaaggaggagaaggaaaaaaagctgaaGGAGCAGAAAGAATTGGCGAAACTGTTTAAGCCGGTCGCTACCCAGAAGCTGGAGGTTGGTGCCGATCCCAAGTCGGTACTGTGTGCGTTTTTCAAGCAGGGCACCTGTACGAAAGGGGacaaatgcaaattttcacaCGACCCGGCAGTGGAACGTAAATCGGAGAAGCGCTCGATACACGTCGATATGCGAGATGCCGATGCGAACGATACGATTGAAAACTGGTCCGAGGAGAAGCTGGCGGAAGTGGTTGCCAAGAAGCACGGTAAAGAGAAAACGATGCCTACTACGACGATT ATTTGCAAATACTTCCTCGATGCGGTAGAACGTTCGCTGTACGGTTGGTTCTGGGAGTGTCCCAACGGTGAAAAGTGTATTTACCGTCATGCCCTACCACCTGGTTACGTGCTGAAGAAGGACAAGAAAAAGGCCGAATCGCAGAAGGAAGAGATATCGCTGGTCGATTTGATTGAACGCGAGCGGGCTGCACTTGGGCCGAGCCAGACGCGAGTAACACTGGAATCGTTCTTGGCATGGAAAAAACGCAAGATACAGGAGAAGAAGGACCGGCTGCAGAAGGAGGAAGAGCGTAAGCTGAAGGACTTCAAGGCCGGCCGGCAGAATGGTCTATCCGGTAGGGAAATGTTCAGCTTCAATCCGGATCTGGTCGATGATGGCGTGGATGATGGTGAGGTGGCAGTGGAGTCGTACGGTCGCAACGAAGACGATGACGATGCGACCGAGTACAGGGAGCTGGATTTGAACATGCTTAGTCTGAACATCAAAGAT gTCGATAATACTGGCACGGTTGCTGAGTCCGATCGGTGGGAGAAGATGGCAGCGGAAGCAGCCAGTCGAACTGCGGCTGACGATGCTGCAaacggcgatgatgatgatgaggagggTGCTACCGGAACCACGGCGAACGATGCAGCACCCATCAATGAAAACCTCTTCCTCGAAGAAGACCTTGAAGGGTTGGACGATGAGCTGAGCGATGACgaggaggacgacgacgaagagGAAAATGATGGTGGGACTTCGAATGAAACGAGTGAAAAATCGTGA
- the LOC126564156 gene encoding protein SDA1 homolog codes for MVRHNNQLPDNLPQLQNLIKRDAESYRDEFLQQYQHFHSVLDIFRLEPDKENKSLCESIMFLAQVAQCYLEELKTFPQTLVDLLKTHSTTLDPEMRNTFCRALILLRNKNLISPLDLLELFFQLLRCPDKALRTFLENHIINDIKNMNAKQKDMKLNSTLQNFMYTMLRDTNPKAAKMSVDIMIELYRKQVWNDAKTVNVIANVGCFSKLTKVLVASLKFFLGTDQQAEEEEDDDDSDREVDLKGIMMAAKVNKKTKKRKKKVEAAKKLYTQAQKKKKRPVAFNFSAIHLIHNPQGMAESLFKQLQDGNERFEVKLMHLDVISRLIGIHELFLFSFYPYIARFIQPHQRQVTRILQFAAQASHELIPPEIIEPVIKTLVNNFVTERNSSDVMAIGLNAVREICVRCPLAMNEDLLRDLTMYKNYKEKSVMMASKALIMLYREQMPTLLAKKDRGRPTEASIEIKPKRYGEIVAADYIPGTEALLREDAPDLGDAVPGDADDDDDSDEAGWVDVNSSEDETDAVLREQRSKKGITMIKSSKARNEPEDEDEDESEDEEDEEEEDGESDEDDWEDCSSEEEETEEKPVEKPKPKKQRGKKRRPKKIPTVTKASLAAEPEPSPVETEQPQAGEQTLNTADAMQELALTKIFTDADFARIEQERVKKQLTHHSRKRQLETERSEFVKLDAIEMIYKRRKADKQTRVESIQKGREGREKFGYKDNRMNPHCSKTNREKQKNKNFTMIRHKVRGKVKKSFRDKQVALRKHLMHVKKMK; via the exons ATGGTGCGCCACAATAACCAGCTGCCGGACAATTTACCCCAGCTACAGAATCTTATCAAGCGCGATGCGGAATCGTATCGCGATGAGTTTCTGCAGCAGTATCAACACTTCCACAGTGTGCTGGACATCTTCCGGCTCGAGCCGGACAAGGAGAACAAAAGTCTGTGCGAGTCGATCATGTTTCTGGCCCAGGTGGCCCAGTGCTATCTGGAGGAGCTGAAAACGTTCCCCCAAACTTTGGTGGACCTGCTGAAAACGCACTCTACCACGCTCGATCCGGAGATGCGCAACACGTTCTGCCGGGCATTGATTTTGCTCCGCAACAAGAACCTCATTTCACCGCTGGATCTTCTGGAACTGTTCTTCCAGCTGCTGCGCTGTCCGGACAAAGCGTTGCGCACCTTTCTGGAGAATCACATCATCAACGACATCAAAAACATGAATGCAAAGCAGAAGGATATGAAGCTTAACTCGACGCTGCAAAACTTCATGTATACAATGCTGCGGGATACGAATCCGAAGGCAGCGAAGATGTCGGTTGACATCATGATCGAGCTGTACCGGAAGCAAGTCTGGAACGATGCGAAAACGGTGAACGTGATCGCGAATGTGGGTTGCTTTTCGAAGCTTACGAAGGTGTTGGTCGCTTCGCTCAAGTTTTTCCTCGGTACGGATCAGCAAgccgaggaggaggaggatgatgaCGACAGTGATCGGGAGGTTGACCTGAAGGGTATCATGATGGCAGCGAAGGTGaacaagaagacgaaaaaacgCAAGAAGAAGGTAGAAGCGGCCAAAAAGCTGTACACGCAggcacagaagaagaaaaagcgacCGGTGGCATTCAACTTTTCGGCCATCCATCTGATCCACAATCCGCAAGGAATGGCGGAAAGCCTGTTCAAACAGCTGCAGGACGGGAACGAGCGGTTTGAGGTGAAGCTGATGCATCTGGACGTTATTTCGCGGCTGATCGGTATTCACGAGCTGTTTCTGTTTAGCTTCTATCCTTACATAGCCCG ATTTATTCAGCCACATCAGCGCCAGGTCACCCGAATCCTACAGTTTGCTGCCCAGGCTTCGCACGAACTGATTCCACCGGAAATCATCGAACCGGTGATAAAAACGTTGGTAAATAACTTCGTCACCGAGCGCAACTCGAGCGACGTTATGGCGATCGGTTTGAATGCGGTGCGTGAAATCTGTGTCCGCTGTCCGCTGGCCATGAACGAGGATCTGCTGCGCGATTTAACGATGTACAAAAACTACAAGGAGAAGTCGGTAATGATGGCATCGAAGGCGCTGATAATGCTCTACCGCGAGCAGATGCCAACGCTGCTGGCCAAGAAGGATCGTGGCCGTCCGACGGAGGCGAGCATTGAAATTAAGCCCAAGCGTTACGGTGAGATCGTCGCGGCGGACTACATTCCCGGTACGGAGGCGCTGTTGCGGGAGGATGCACCGGACCTGGGGGATGCTGTGCCgggtgatgctgatgatgacgacgattcGGACGAAGCGGGCTGGGTGGATGTGAACAGCAGTGAGGATGAAACTGATGCCGTATTGCGCGAGCAACGAAGCAAAAAGGGTATTACGATGATTAAATCTTCAAAGGCTAGGAATGAGCCAGAAGATGAGGACGAAGATGAAAGTGAGGATGAGGAAgatgaggaggaagaggatggTGAGTCGGATGAAGATGACTGGGAAGATTGTAGCAGCGAGGAGGAAGAGACGGAAGAGAAGCCTGTCGAGAAACCCAAACCGAAAAAGCAGAGAGGTAAAAAGCGTCGCCCGAAGAAAATTCCCACAGTCACCAAGGCCAGTCTGGCAGCAGAACCGGAACCATCGCCCGTTGAAACGGAACAGCCTCAGGCCGGTGAACAAACGCTTAATACGGCCGATGCAATGCAGGAGCTAGCGTTGACGAAAATCTTTACCGATGCCGATTTTGCCCGTATCGAGCAGGAACGCGTTAAGAAACAGCTTACGCATCACAGCCGCAAACGTCAGCTGGAAACGGAACGTAGTGAGTTTGTGAAGCTCGATGCAATCGAGATGATTTACAAGCGGCGCAAGGCGGACAAGCAGACGCGTGTGGAAAGCATACAGAAGGGTCGGGAAGGGCGTGAAAAGTTTGGCTACAAGGATAATCGGATGAATCCGCACTGTTCCAAGACAAATcgggaaaagcaaaagaataaGAACTTTACGATGATTCGGCATAAGGTACGGGGCAAGGTAAAGAAGTCGTTCCGCGACAAGCAGGTAGCGTTGCGGAAGCATCTGATGCATGTgaaaaagatgaaataa